The following DNA comes from Halalkaliarchaeum sp. AArc-CO.
ACTACGCCCACCCTCGCGGTGTTGTCGTGTGGCGGAACGATCGCTGCCGAACCCGACGACGACGGGGCGGCACCCGCCAAATCCGGCGAACAGCTGCTGGGTTCGGTTCCGGCACTCGAGGGACGGGCTGAGTTCGAGATTCACGAGGTGTGCTCTCAGCCCGGATTCGACATGCGGTGGAGAGACGTGACCGCGGCCGCCGAACTGGCCGAAGCCGTCCAGTCGTCGGCCGACGGAATCGTGCTCACGCACGGGACGGACACGCTTGCAGACACCGCCTACGCGCTGGAACTGTTGGAAGACCTTCCGATTCCGGTGATCGTCACCGGCGCCCAGCGACGGCTCGACGAGACCTCCTCGGACGCGCCGGCGAACCTGCTGTCCGCGGTTCGGGCCGCAGCCGACGACCGGTTCGCTGCGGGCGTTCACGTCGCCTTCGATCAGGAGATCCACGCCGCACGGGACGTCGTCAAGGGCCACACGAGCGCCCTGGACACCTTCCGGTCGCCCGGGAAGGGTCCGGTCGCGACCCTGTCTCGCAGCGACGTGCGGATTCACCGAACCCCGCAGCGACGGGCGAACGTCCCACCGCTGGGAGCGGTAGCGCCGGAAACGATCCCCCGGGTTCCGATCGTTCACTCGGGAACCGGAGTCGGTGCCGAGGAGCTCAATCGACTGATCCAGGCGGATGGCGCCAGCGATGAGGGCGCCAGCGAGAACGGCCATCCAGTCGGCGGCGTCGTGATCGAGGGGACCGGCCTCGGAAACGTGTCGGGGGCGCTCGGAGAAGCGATCGCGTCGGTGTCGGAGGAACTCCCGGTCGTCGTCGGTACCCGGTGTTACGCCGGCGCGACCGAGCCGGTGTACGGGACTCCCGGCGGCGCCGTCACGCTGTCGGAGGCAGGGGTCGCGTTCGCCGGGGACCTCTCGACGGCGAAAGCACGGGTGAAGCTGGCGCTGGGACTCGCAGCAGACGTCGACGTGGAGATGCTGTTTGCAGACTGAAAAACGAATTCGGGGGAGGAAACACTGAGTGTCAGTCAAACCCGACCGGGGGATCCGCCAGCGTGTTCCGGTTGACCTGCAGTTCGTAGCTGTCTGCGCCACAGTCGTAGACGAGCCTGTCGATGGAAACGCCCGACGGAAGGTCGTCGACGCCAGTCACACACCGTGCGCGCGCACCGGGCAACAGCTCGATCGTCGAGTACCAATGCTCCGGGACGAACGAGGGACTCGCCGGCGTCGAAGCGAAGTCGTCGACGCCGAGGTCGTACTCCCCGACGCCGTACTGGTAGCCCTCCCCGTCGAGGAACGCGTGTTCGTCGGCCCACCAGGTCGTCCGGTCGGTGCCGGTGTTTTCTACCTCCAGAAAGAAGACTGTCGTTCGTCGATCCTCGCCCCACCCGAACGGACTTTCCTCCACCTCGACGTCGACGTCCTCGGCGATCGCTCGGAGTTCGACGTCGAAGTTCCGGCTCGACGTTCGGTTCGTCGTGTCAGACATACGAACACCCATTCGACGAAGGAAGAAAAACGTTCGTCAGACATCGCCCCGGTGTCGTCGGCTACCGTCAACCGTCACAACCGAACGGGGACACCCCGCTCGTCGAGATACTCCTTTATCTCCTGGATGGAGTACTCGCCGAAGTGGAATATCGAGGCAGCCAGCGCCGCGTCGGCGCCTGCTTCGGTGAACACCTCGTACATGTCTTCAGGTCCGCCACAGCCGGAGGAGGCGATCACGGGTGTAGAAACGGCCTCACACACCGCCGTCGTGAGCGGGACGTCGTAGCCGTCCTTCGTGCCGTCGGCGTCGATCGAGTTGACGAACAGTTCGCCGGCCCCGCGGGACTCCGCCTCCCGCGCCCACTCGATCACGTCGGTTCCGGTCCCTTCACGGCCGCCTTTCTTCGTACATTCGAACCAGCAGGACTCCCCGCCGACTTCGACGTAGTGTTCGCCCCCCTCGTCGTACCGCCGACGGGCGTCGACCGAGATGACGATACACTGGCTGCCGAACGCAGCCGCCCCCTCGTTTATGAGTTCGGGACGCTCGAGCGCCCCAGTCGTGATCGACACCTTGTCCGCCCCCGCACGGAGCGTCTCTTTGATGTCCGACTTCGTCCGGATGCCGCCACCCACCGTGAGCGGGATGAAACACTCGTCGGCGACAGCCGAAACCGTATCCAGCATCGTCTCGCGTCCCTCGGCGCTCGCGGTGATGTCCAGGAAGACGAACTCGTCTGCTCCAGCGTCGTTGTACGCCTTCGCCATCTCGACGGGATCGCCCGTGTACTGCAGGTCCTCGAAGTGAACGCCGGTGTACACCGCCGCGTTGCCCTCCTCGTCGAGGTCGACGTCGATACAGGGAATGATGCGTTTCGTGAGTGCCATTCGATACGTCACCATCTCGGCGGGGGAGACTTAAAAACGAGCGGATGACACCTCACTCGATCGAGAGCCCCGCATGCCACCGGTCCGTCCCGTGTTCCCGCTTTACCGCGTCCATCTTCCCGAGCAGTTTCACCGCGAGGCTGGCTGTTTCGGCCGCCCTCGATTCGCCTTCGGTACGGAACTCCCCGGTGATCCGGTTGGCGTAGACGGTACAGACCGCCCCCGCACGCAATCCGTAGATGTTCGCGAGCGTGAGGATGGCGCTGGCCTCCATCTCGATGTTCTTCACGTTCGCCTCGCGGAGCTCATCGACGAGTTCTTCGCTCCCCGCCGCGCGGAAGCCGCCGACCCCCGGGCGACCCTGGCCGGCGTAAAACGAGTCGGCACTCATCGTCGTCCCCACGTGATAGTCGTATCTCAGTCGCTCTGCGGCGGCGACGAGCGCGGATACGACCTCCTGGTCGGCGACTGCCGGATAATCTTCTCGGACGTACTCGTCGCTCGTTCCCTCCTGACGGACTGCACCCGAGGTGATCACGAGGTCGCCGACGTCCATCCCCTCCTGGATCGCTCCACACGAGCCGACCCGGATGAACGTCTCGGCGCCGACGCGGGCGAGTTCCTCGAGCGCGATCGCCGCCGACGGGGAGCCGATGCCCGTCGACGTCACCGAGATCGGCGACCCCTCGTAGCTCCCAGTGGCCGTGCGGTACTCCCGGTGGGAGGCGACCTCGCGGCTGTCGTCCCAAAGCGCCGTGATCTTGTCGACGCGTTCGGGGTTCCCCGGGAGCAACACCGCGTCTGCGACGTCGTCGGGACCGACTTCGAGGTGGTACTGGATATCGTCGTTCGGGTCCTCGGAGGTGGGCATACCGGTCGCGTTCGTCCGTCCGCGAGTTAGTTCCTTCGCGTCGGCGCCCGGGGCGGGCGGTTTAACTCTCGCCCGACCGTACCGGGGGCCATGAACCTCGGAGAATCGCAAAGTTCGAACGGTGAAACCCCCCCGACCCTGGAAACGATGGAGCCCGGATCCGACTGGGATCCGGCTTCACACGCCGACGTCGTCGAGATGCTTTCAACAGAAGGGCTCGCATTCAAGGTGTGGGGCGGGGACTGGTGTGGCGACTGTCGACGCCAGCTCCCGGCGCTCGGCGCAGCCCTTCAGGCGGCCGACGTCCCGCCCGAACGGATCGAACAGTACTCGGTCGAAAAGACCGAGGACGGGAAGAAAACGGGCCCGCGGATGTCCGAGTACGGCGTGGAGCTCATTCCGACCGTCGTCGTCGAACGCGACGGAACAGAGCTGGCCAGGTTCGTCGAAAGCGGCGAGAAACCGATCCCGGAGGCGCTGTCTGCGCAGCTCGCCGACGAGATCAGCGGACGATCGTAACCGGAACGTCGGCCTCGTCGACGACCCCTTTAGCGACGCTGCCGACCATCTTCTCGCGTTTACTGGAGAGCCCGCGGTGACCGGTGAAGATCGCGTCAGCGCCGATCTCTGTGGCGTGATCGGCAATGGCGTGTGCGGGTCGTCCGGTGAGAAGCTGCGTGGAAACCCGGAACTCGCCCTGGTGGGATCCCACGGCCTCCCGTGCGATCGAGCTGGCCCGCTCGAGGACTGCCTCCCCGGTTTCCGTCCCCTCCAGTTCGTCCTCGAGGACCGCCTCCCCGTCGACCGACCGCGTTCGTGACGTCAGCACGTGAACGATCTCCAGCTGTGCGTCGAACGCCGCCGCCCGAGTCGCCGCGTATGCAACCGCATCGTCGCCCTGCGGGGAACCGTCTGTCGCAACGAGATATCGCATACCTGTAGCTCGTGGGCGAGCCGGCAAAACCTTTGTCCGTCCGCGAAAATCAGTCGCCCCGAACGAGATTGCGCTCCTCGCGGGCACCGTGCTCCGCGCGGAACAGTTCGGTGACGAGTTTGGATTCGACTGCCCCGAGACGCTGAGAGACCGCAGAGCGGGAGACGTCCAGTTTCTCCGCGAGATCGCCGAGGTCCGCCCGACGCGGCGTCTCGTAGTAGCCGCATTCGATCGCCGTCCGGACAGCCTCGCGCTGTTTTTCTGTGATCCCACTGGCCTCGAGTTCGAGAACGCTTTCCTCACTCTCGGAGGAGGACTTGGTGAGTCGGTCAAGCTGAACCGCCGCTCCGACTTCTCGCAGTTCGGAGACGATCTCCGTCAGTTCCTCACGGTCGGGGAGGATGAGAGAAACGACGAGTTCCGCGCCGTCGAACGATTCGATGGAGGGCAGACAGTCGTATCGGCGAAACACCGGGCAGATACACCGATCGTTGACATCGCCGGCGACGAACTGCCGCGTCGAACCGCTGGAGACCTGAATCTCCGCACGACACTCGCAGTTCACGCAGTCGGCGTCCCAACAGACGAGATCGTGAGTCACGTCGTCCCCCTCCTCGCCGATCTGCGCGACGAAACAGCCGGCTTCTGGGTGTGGTTCCACCCGGAGAACTGCGCGAAGGTGTCCGGTTGGCTCTGGAACAGTCCGTTGAATACTCATGTGACTGTAGCTTACAGGTCCACCCTTTCAATAGTTGTAGTAGATTCCCGTAGAATTAGAATACTGTCGCTCGTTGACGTACGACTCGAGAGCCGAGTGAACCAAACCGCCGAAACGCGAACTACTGTTCGGTGGTGTGATCCAGCGGGATGCTCTGGAACATGGCCTGTACTAGTTTCCGTTCTGCCCCGTTGAGTCGCTGAGAAACCGCCGATTTCGAAATCCCGAGTTCGGTGGCGAGTTCTTCGAGGGAGGTTCCACGGGGATTCTGGTAGTAGTCCATGGCGAAGGCCAGCTCCAGGGTCTCCCATTGCGTTTGCGTGAGCAGTCCAATGTCCACGTGGACGGGACACGTATCGGAGCTGCTCGGATCGATCACCCCGACGTTCTGGATGTCCAGATCGTTTTTCTGTCCACAGTTGAGGATAGTTATGACGTCGTCCGGCTCCGGAACTGAAAACGAGATCAACACGCGATCGTCTTCGGAAAACTCTCGGGCGAGTATCTCTCCGTTCCCGGCTCCTTCGTTCCGCTTCTCTATGACGTCTCCGTCGCTAGTGGCGTTTCCCGACATACGTCACTCACCCCACATGGTCGATCGCGAACTCGGGGGACCCGTGTCGCTTGCGGTCACCCGGGCAGTCACGCCGTGTGTTCGGATGGGTTCAGGGGAAAGCACTGGTACTCACTCACCTGTAGCTATTATCTCTCCCCTACTGTCATTACTTCTCAATATTGGAGCAATTTATCAGTAACCAGGAGAGATTCAGAACAGTCCAGTCTATTCTCGATTCGAGTCGGCGGGTCCGGTAAAAATGGCTGTATAATTGGCATAGATGACAAGCTCTATCAGCGTTCATCGTCGTACGGTAGCTATGGACCGAAAGCACCCGGAGGACGCGCGACCCGAACGATGCTCGGGAGGCGGATGTGAAAACGGCAGGCAGTGTGACCGCTCCCCGTCGCAGACTCGACGGCGGAACCTCCTCGGAGTGGTCGCTACCGGCGGTTCACTCGCGCTTGCGGGGTGTGTTGGACTGTTCCCCGAGCCAGAACGGCAGACTGTCCCGGAACCGGACGAGGACGACGGGGAAAACGACGAGGCTGATCCTGGCCCGTTCGACGTCGAGTATCTGGTACAGGAGGCGTCGATCGAAGTTGCGCGGGACGAGAACTTGCTGGAGGCCGGCGAGGAGCAGGGCTGGGAGCTCCCGTATCAGTGTCGCTCCGGCTTTTGTGGACAGTGTCTGGGACACGTGGACGGCGACGGCCACGAACTCGTCGAGATGACGAACAACGACTACGACCCGCTCGACGACGACGCGATCGCCGACGGATACGTACTGACGTGTACCGGGCAGCCTCGGGGGGACTTCGCGCTGGAAACGGGTGTGGCGGGTGCGCTCACCGACGAGACTGACGAGGAGGACGAAGCGGACGACGAAACCGAGGACGCGGAAACACACGCCATCGAATACGTAAAGCAGGAAGCGACGATCGACGTCCCGGAAACCGAGAACCTGCTCGAAGCCGGCGAAGAGCAGGGCTGGGATCTCCCCTACCAGTGCCGCGTCGGCGTGTGTGGCCAGTGTACGGCCCGCGTCGACGGCGACGGACACGAACTCGTCGAAATGACCGACAACGACGTACTGAGCGACGACGAGATCGAAGACGGCTACGTGTTGACCTGTACGGGTCAGCCTCGGGCGGAGTTCTCCATCGAGACCGACGAGAGTCCCTGAAAAGAGACTACTAAAGAACTGTATATTTAAGCCACCCATAGTTATGGGTGAATGAATAAGTAGGTAGCTACTACTTGCAACGGGTATGGCGGATCTACCACCGAAAAAAGGTGATCCGGAGTGGGAGGAGTGGGCAGAGGATATCCTCGACTCCACCGAGTTCGACACCGATCTCGGGAAACGGATCTCGAAAGACGCGTTGCGCATCGCCGAGGGCGAACTCTCGAAAGCGGAGTTCCACGAGCGATACAGCGACGAGATGAAAGCGGAGTTCGGAGTCGACGAACGGCCGACGGAGCCCGCCCCCGAAACCGACACTGCGATGCCGAGGGTTCCAGGGGACCGAAACCAGACCCGCCGGAACGTGTTGAAAGCGATGGGCGGGGCGGCCGCCGCCGTAGGACTTGCGGGCTGTGTCGGCGCCAGCGCCGACGATGGTTCCGAAACCGGTGGGAACCCGGAACCGGACACGCAACTCGGGATGGCGATCGACACCGAGCGCTGTATTGCCTGTCTCCAGTGCTCGGAAGCCTGCAAGGAGGAGAACAACACCGACATCGGCGTCCACTGGCCGTACGTGTTCCGATACGAGGACGAACACGCCGGCGAAAACCGCGAAGACTTCCTCACCCGGCACTGCCAGCACTGTTCGGAGCCGTCCTGTACGTACGTCTGTCCGACCCAGGCGAGATACCGACGCACCGAAGACGGGCTGGTTCTCACCGATTACGACACGTGTGTCGGCTGCAAGTACTGTCAGGTGGCCTGCCCGTACGGCGTCAACTACCTCGGCAAGGACGAACCGAACGAAGTCGTCGGTAACGAGTTTGACGGGGACCGTGTCGGCCGCGACGGAAGAACTGTCGGAGGGAACCCTCCGAAGGGCGTCATGGGGAAGTGTACGTTCTGTGTCCATCGTCAGGACTCCGACGACGAGGAGCTGCAGGGGACGACCGCTTGCGAACAGGCGTGTCCGGTCGACGCTATTCACTTCGGCGACATGAAGGACCGCGACAGCGACCCCCGGGAACATCTCCGGGAGAAGGAAGCCTCGAACCAGTACAAGCTGCTCGACGAGGTCGGAAACGAGCCGAACATCGTTTACATCGGCAAGCGTCCCTCGAAGGACGCCGAGCCGGTCCAAGGACCGGTCTCTTATGAACAGCTCAACATGCGTGACGGGAACTACGACTACGTCGGGGCTCCCGAGGACGCGGCAGCCGAAAGCGAGGAGGGTGATGCCGCATGAGCGGCGTCGAGATCGACCCGGAACGGGTGTTGAAACCGCTGAAAAACACCTCGAAACAGTATTACATACTCCTCGGACTGTTCACGCTCGCGCTGCTTTTGTTCCTCGAGGCGTGGGTCCACCAGATCACCTACGGCGTCGGTGCCGTGACGGGGATCGGCGACTGGGGGATCTCCGGTGGGGTCCCCTGGGGCCTGTACATCGGCGGCTTCGTCTGGTGGATCGGGGTCGCTCACGGCGGGATCGCGATCTCCGCAGCGGTCCGGGTGATCAACCTCGACAAGTACCGGCCGATCGCACGGATCGCCGAAGTGCTCACCGTGCTCGCACTCGGGATGGCCGCGCTCAACATCGTGTTGAGCATGGGGCGACCGGACCGGATCTTCAACACGATCGTCCAGTGGCCGTTCACGGTGCATCACTCGCCGCTGGCGTGGGACATCGCGGTTATCTCGCTGTATCTGGTGCTCACGCTTACGTACATGACCCTCTCGCTACGGTCCGAGATCAGCGCGCTCCGTCACCGGCTGCCGACGTGGCTCGCGCCGCTGTACGCGTTGATCACGCTGGGCTACCGCCCGGACGAAGACGAAAAGATCGAACAGATCCTCTGGTGGCTCGCTGTCGCGATCCTGGCGCTCGTGCCATTGCTTTCCGGCGGGGTCGTCCCCTGGCTGTTCAGCCTCATCGCCGCCCAGCCCGGGTGGTACGGTGCCGCAGCCGGGGCGGCGATGCTCACCGAGTCGATTACCAGCGCGCTCGCGCTCGTGCTCATCATGACCGTCGTGTTCAGATACGCCTACGGCTGGCACGACATGATCGAGGACGGCATCCTGCGTGATCTCACGATCGTGCTCGCGTTCCTCGCGCTGGCGACGATCTGGTTTACGATGCACGACGTGTTGACCGGCTACTACATCGCGCCGGTCAACATCGGCGCGCTCACTGCCGGAATGCTCGAGTTGAACTTCTTCTGGCTCGCGATCGGCGGCCTGGTGGTTTCGGTCGTTCTCCTGTTCGGGATGATCGGCTGGCCGGAGTATTTCTTCAACACCCCACTGCTGGTGGGCGTCTCCGCACTGCTTGCGATAACGATCCTGAACAAGAAAGTGATGTTCGTCGTCGAGGGGCTCATGTACCCGACCCAGCCCCCGTTGACGAACCTCTATCCGACCGGCGTGTACTCGCCGACGCTCGTCGAGTGGATCCTGTTCCTCGGGACGATCATGCTCGCCGGGTTCGGATTCCTCGTCATCTCGAAGCTGATCCCAATGATCGAACTCGAAAAGGAAGAACGAGAACTCCTCAGACCGAACGCTGAAACCGACAAAACGGAGGTGGAATAATGGCACACGAAACCATTCACATCGGGCTGTACGTGATCTTCGGTATCATCATGCTGCCGGTGTACGTGATGATCCTCGGCTGGTTCCTCGGAAAACCCCGAGACTTCCGATCGATCGCGTTGACGTTCGGCTACATGCTGGCGTTCATCGGCGCGCTTGTAGCCGGGCTGTTCGTCATCGGAACGTCAATCTCGCTGCTCACGCCGTACTGAGCAGCTCCCGACAGCGCTATCCACGATCCGTTTTCAGTTCCAGTCAGATCTCGAGAACCCCTTCACGCTCCGCGAGCAGCAGCCCTTCCAGCGTGGCGTCGTTCGTCGATCCCTCACGCACCCGCGGAACCGCCTCTGCGATCGGGAGCGCCCGCGGAGCGAGAAACTCGTTCGAATCGAGTTCACGATCCCCCGGTTCCAGTCCGTCCGCGTATACGTACGCCCGTCGGTGACGTAACAGCCCTGTAGAGCACCACACCGTCTCCAGAACCGCCGTCGACGACGGACGGAACCCGGTTTCTTCCTCGAGTTCCCGGATGGCCGCACCGGTAAACGATTCCCCCTCCTCGACGATACCGGCGGGCAGTTCCAGTTGCGTCTCGCGGATGGTCGGTCGGTACTGTTCGACAAACAGCAGCTCGTCGCCAGCCCTCGCGACGACGACTACCGCGGGGGGAAGCTCCGCCCAGTAGTAGCGTTTCCGCGTTCCGTCCGGCTGTTCGACAAGGTCGTAGCCGCCGAGGAACCAGTCGGTCTCGTACTCGATTCGCGACTCGAGAACGGGCCACTCCGGCTCCCCCGGGAGTTCGACTCGCCGACGGTCGAGGGTTTCGGGCTCGTCGTTCCCGTCGGTCATTCGCGAATTACCTCCGCGTAGTATCGCCGGTCGTCCGTCTCGATGCGCACGCGACCATCCGCCGCTTCAGCCGCTGGAACGCGGTGGGCGAGCGCGCTCACCTCGTCGAACGGCGTGTGGGTAAAGTGCTCTTTGAGTCCGTAAGGGCCCTCCTGGTACGGGTCCGACCGCAGATCGTCACTCGCCAAAGCCCCCGTTAGATACGGGTATCGCCGTTCCGAGACGTCGCTCACGTCGACAGCGGTTCCATCGTCGTCAGTTTCTTCGAGAACCAGATAGTACGGATCGCCGCTTCCGAGATAGCCCGGTAGTGCGCCGAGCGCGAGCAGTCCGACGAGAACGACCCCGACGAGCAGAACGGCGTTCCGGGTGACCGAGCGCATGACTGGGATACGGGTTCGCCGGGGATACGGGTTTCGTCGCACGTTGCTACCGTCGGCAGACCGTCGACGTCCTGGGACGCGCCGACCGGTTTATGCGTGCGCAACCCCTGAACTCCGACGATGGACGAGTTCCGGTTCGAGCTCGCATTGTGTTCGTACCTGGAGTCCGAAACCGGGGCGATCGTCGCCAGACAGCTCGGCGGGGCGGTCGCCGAACCGGGCGCACGGATCGTCGACGTCGTCGTCCTGCAGCCGGGAACTGCGTTCGAAAAGCGGGCTCGGCTGTCCCCGAAAGCGATCCCGACGCGGGCGATCGAAAGCGACGTCGGGGCGGGACAGGCAGTACCGCGACGGAACGTGTTCGAGGGGACCTCCCGCGGCCGCCGAATCGTCGAAACGGCGGTCGAGGCCGGCTACTTTCAGCTCGAACGCCGAGACGGCAAGGACTGGGTGCGAGCGACCGCGAGATATCCGGACGACTGGTACGATCGGTTGACGGCGATCGAAAACAAGCCGGATCTCGGGTCGCCCGGCGATCTCGACGATCAGATCACACACGACGTGGCGCTGGGACTGTTCGACGAGGTCGTGCTGGCGACCGCCTCCTACGTCACCCGTGCCCACCTCAACAGGCTCCCAGAACCGGTCGGCGTCTGGCAGTTCGACCCGGAGACGGGGGAACGAACTGTCGTGCGAGAACCGTCGCGATTGCCCGTCGACGACCCCGGAATCGAGCCCACAGACCGGCATCCCCTCCGGACCGACGTCGCGGTCGTCGCCCCGGGAGAGAAGCGACGAAAACGGCTCACGATCGCCGAACGCGCCTACGGGAAAGGGTGGCGGCCGTCACTGGAAGCGTATCCCGCGTGTGCACACGCCGACGCGACCGGGGACTGTCGGCCATACTGCGGTCAGTTCGGGCACGTCGTCGACCCGGGAACGGACTGTGGAACGGACTGTCCGTC
Coding sequences within:
- a CDS encoding asparaginase, whose translation is MTTPTLAVLSCGGTIAAEPDDDGAAPAKSGEQLLGSVPALEGRAEFEIHEVCSQPGFDMRWRDVTAAAELAEAVQSSADGIVLTHGTDTLADTAYALELLEDLPIPVIVTGAQRRLDETSSDAPANLLSAVRAAADDRFAAGVHVAFDQEIHAARDVVKGHTSALDTFRSPGKGPVATLSRSDVRIHRTPQRRANVPPLGAVAPETIPRVPIVHSGTGVGAEELNRLIQADGASDEGASENGHPVGGVVIEGTGLGNVSGALGEAIASVSEELPVVVGTRCYAGATEPVYGTPGGAVTLSEAGVAFAGDLSTAKARVKLALGLAADVDVEMLFAD
- the hisF gene encoding imidazole glycerol phosphate synthase subunit HisF produces the protein MALTKRIIPCIDVDLDEEGNAAVYTGVHFEDLQYTGDPVEMAKAYNDAGADEFVFLDITASAEGRETMLDTVSAVADECFIPLTVGGGIRTKSDIKETLRAGADKVSITTGALERPELINEGAAAFGSQCIVISVDARRRYDEGGEHYVEVGGESCWFECTKKGGREGTGTDVIEWAREAESRGAGELFVNSIDADGTKDGYDVPLTTAVCEAVSTPVIASSGCGGPEDMYEVFTEAGADAALAASIFHFGEYSIQEIKEYLDERGVPVRL
- a CDS encoding nucleoside phosphorylase, with product MPTSEDPNDDIQYHLEVGPDDVADAVLLPGNPERVDKITALWDDSREVASHREYRTATGSYEGSPISVTSTGIGSPSAAIALEELARVGAETFIRVGSCGAIQEGMDVGDLVITSGAVRQEGTSDEYVREDYPAVADQEVVSALVAAAERLRYDYHVGTTMSADSFYAGQGRPGVGGFRAAGSEELVDELREANVKNIEMEASAILTLANIYGLRAGAVCTVYANRITGEFRTEGESRAAETASLAVKLLGKMDAVKREHGTDRWHAGLSIE
- a CDS encoding thioredoxin family protein codes for the protein MNLGESQSSNGETPPTLETMEPGSDWDPASHADVVEMLSTEGLAFKVWGGDWCGDCRRQLPALGAALQAADVPPERIEQYSVEKTEDGKKTGPRMSEYGVELIPTVVVERDGTELARFVESGEKPIPEALSAQLADEISGRS
- a CDS encoding universal stress protein; translated protein: MRYLVATDGSPQGDDAVAYAATRAAAFDAQLEIVHVLTSRTRSVDGEAVLEDELEGTETGEAVLERASSIAREAVGSHQGEFRVSTQLLTGRPAHAIADHATEIGADAIFTGHRGLSSKREKMVGSVAKGVVDEADVPVTIVR
- a CDS encoding helix-turn-helix domain-containing protein, which codes for MEPHPEAGCFVAQIGEEGDDVTHDLVCWDADCVNCECRAEIQVSSGSTRQFVAGDVNDRCICPVFRRYDCLPSIESFDGAELVVSLILPDREELTEIVSELREVGAAVQLDRLTKSSSESEESVLELEASGITEKQREAVRTAIECGYYETPRRADLGDLAEKLDVSRSAVSQRLGAVESKLVTELFRAEHGAREERNLVRGD
- a CDS encoding helix-turn-helix domain-containing protein, giving the protein MSGNATSDGDVIEKRNEGAGNGEILAREFSEDDRVLISFSVPEPDDVITILNCGQKNDLDIQNVGVIDPSSSDTCPVHVDIGLLTQTQWETLELAFAMDYYQNPRGTSLEELATELGISKSAVSQRLNGAERKLVQAMFQSIPLDHTTEQ
- a CDS encoding 2Fe-2S iron-sulfur cluster-binding protein, whose translation is MDRKHPEDARPERCSGGGCENGRQCDRSPSQTRRRNLLGVVATGGSLALAGCVGLFPEPERQTVPEPDEDDGENDEADPGPFDVEYLVQEASIEVARDENLLEAGEEQGWELPYQCRSGFCGQCLGHVDGDGHELVEMTNNDYDPLDDDAIADGYVLTCTGQPRGDFALETGVAGALTDETDEEDEADDETEDAETHAIEYVKQEATIDVPETENLLEAGEEQGWDLPYQCRVGVCGQCTARVDGDGHELVEMTDNDVLSDDEIEDGYVLTCTGQPRAEFSIETDESP
- a CDS encoding 4Fe-4S ferredoxin N-terminal domain-containing protein, whose product is MADLPPKKGDPEWEEWAEDILDSTEFDTDLGKRISKDALRIAEGELSKAEFHERYSDEMKAEFGVDERPTEPAPETDTAMPRVPGDRNQTRRNVLKAMGGAAAAVGLAGCVGASADDGSETGGNPEPDTQLGMAIDTERCIACLQCSEACKEENNTDIGVHWPYVFRYEDEHAGENREDFLTRHCQHCSEPSCTYVCPTQARYRRTEDGLVLTDYDTCVGCKYCQVACPYGVNYLGKDEPNEVVGNEFDGDRVGRDGRTVGGNPPKGVMGKCTFCVHRQDSDDEELQGTTACEQACPVDAIHFGDMKDRDSDPREHLREKEASNQYKLLDEVGNEPNIVYIGKRPSKDAEPVQGPVSYEQLNMRDGNYDYVGAPEDAAAESEEGDAA
- the nrfD gene encoding NrfD/PsrC family molybdoenzyme membrane anchor subunit, coding for MSGVEIDPERVLKPLKNTSKQYYILLGLFTLALLLFLEAWVHQITYGVGAVTGIGDWGISGGVPWGLYIGGFVWWIGVAHGGIAISAAVRVINLDKYRPIARIAEVLTVLALGMAALNIVLSMGRPDRIFNTIVQWPFTVHHSPLAWDIAVISLYLVLTLTYMTLSLRSEISALRHRLPTWLAPLYALITLGYRPDEDEKIEQILWWLAVAILALVPLLSGGVVPWLFSLIAAQPGWYGAAAGAAMLTESITSALALVLIMTVVFRYAYGWHDMIEDGILRDLTIVLAFLALATIWFTMHDVLTGYYIAPVNIGALTAGMLELNFFWLAIGGLVVSVVLLFGMIGWPEYFFNTPLLVGVSALLAITILNKKVMFVVEGLMYPTQPPLTNLYPTGVYSPTLVEWILFLGTIMLAGFGFLVISKLIPMIELEKEERELLRPNAETDKTEVE
- a CDS encoding NUDIX hydrolase, with the protein product MTDGNDEPETLDRRRVELPGEPEWPVLESRIEYETDWFLGGYDLVEQPDGTRKRYYWAELPPAVVVVARAGDELLFVEQYRPTIRETQLELPAGIVEEGESFTGAAIRELEEETGFRPSSTAVLETVWCSTGLLRHRRAYVYADGLEPGDRELDSNEFLAPRALPIAEAVPRVREGSTNDATLEGLLLAEREGVLEI
- a CDS encoding DUF5787 family protein, whose amino-acid sequence is MDEFRFELALCSYLESETGAIVARQLGGAVAEPGARIVDVVVLQPGTAFEKRARLSPKAIPTRAIESDVGAGQAVPRRNVFEGTSRGRRIVETAVEAGYFQLERRDGKDWVRATARYPDDWYDRLTAIENKPDLGSPGDLDDQITHDVALGLFDEVVLATASYVTRAHLNRLPEPVGVWQFDPETGERTVVREPSRLPVDDPGIEPTDRHPLRTDVAVVAPGEKRRKRLTIAERAYGKGWRPSLEAYPACAHADATGDCRPYCGQFGHVVDPGTDCGTDCPSFTPGSRPTCDPTEVRADRSPWIADPPGAVRKQAGLDRFIPREGDPGDERLSKSN